The proteins below come from a single Natrinema sp. SYSU A 869 genomic window:
- a CDS encoding universal stress protein, with translation MTRHVLVPMDDSAPARAALEHALEWVPADRVTAVFAIDDLEADYGSVVSGDDEPEFFADVRETAAEYDRSVETTVVEGSGAADAILEYAAKTDVDAIVMGSEGKSGVSRMLLGSVAEAVTRRAEIPVTIVPRHFS, from the coding sequence ATGACCAGACACGTTCTCGTCCCGATGGACGACTCCGCGCCGGCGCGAGCGGCCCTCGAGCACGCCCTCGAGTGGGTGCCCGCCGATCGAGTGACGGCCGTCTTCGCGATCGACGACCTCGAGGCGGACTATGGCAGCGTCGTCTCGGGGGACGACGAGCCCGAGTTCTTCGCCGACGTCCGGGAAACCGCCGCCGAGTATGATAGATCGGTCGAGACGACCGTTGTCGAAGGGAGCGGGGCAGCGGACGCGATCCTCGAGTACGCGGCCAAGACGGACGTCGACGCGATCGTCATGGGAAGCGAAGGGAAGTCCGGCGTTTCGAGGATGTTGCTCGGGAGCGTCGCGGAGGCGGTCACGCGGCGTGCAGAGATTCCCGTGACGATCGTTCCGAGACACTTCTCATGA
- the hisI gene encoding phosphoribosyl-AMP cyclohydrolase gives MDDDVAVDFGEDGLVPAVAQDADTGEVLMLAYVSPEALERTRETGRAHYYSRSREELWEKGATSGHVQAVEEVRVDCDADTLLYLVDQEGGACHTGHRSCFYRTIEGENVGEQVFDPDAVYE, from the coding sequence ATGGACGACGACGTAGCGGTCGACTTCGGGGAAGACGGCCTCGTCCCCGCCGTGGCACAGGACGCCGACACCGGCGAGGTACTGATGCTCGCGTACGTCTCGCCGGAGGCCTTAGAGCGGACCCGCGAGACCGGCCGCGCCCACTACTACTCCCGAAGTCGGGAGGAACTCTGGGAGAAGGGCGCGACGAGCGGTCACGTACAAGCGGTCGAAGAGGTCCGGGTGGACTGCGACGCCGATACCCTCCTCTATTTGGTCGACCAGGAGGGCGGCGCGTGCCACACCGGTCACCGCTCGTGTTTCTACCGGACGATCGAAGGCGAGAACGTCGGCGAGCAAGTGTTCGACCCTGACGCTGTCTACGAGTAA
- the serA gene encoding phosphoglycerate dehydrogenase, producing MKVLVTDPIADAGLDVLRDAGHEVETGYELEGDDLLEAVSDANGLIVRSGTEVTDEVLDTAEDLVIVGRAGIGVDNIDIDAAKDHGVIVANAPEGNVRAAAEHTVAMTFATARSIPQAHIRLKNGEWAKSDYLGTELNGKTLGVVGLGRVGQEVAKKLDSLGMDIVAYDPYISEERAERIGAELVEFEPCLEAADFVTVHTPLTPETEGLISEDELDLLDDGYLVNCARGGVVDEDALAAKVEDGTLAGAAIDVFAEEPLSADSPLLEHDEIIVTPHLGASTEAAQENVATSTAKQVNAALIGEPVANALNAPSIDESAFPRVEPYIDLAETAGKVAAQLLEGRIENVEVTYEGDIADEDVEFVTASALKGVFQPLEWQVNAVNAPQIAEDRGVDVTESKTRQAEDFQSLVSVTVSNDGDEVSVDGTLFAGDDPRIVRIDGYRVDAIPHGRMVVARNTDEPGVIGHIGSVMGGYDVNIAGMFNARETIGGEALTVYNVDSEVPDAAKEELESDERIIGINDITLNGHN from the coding sequence ATGAAGGTTCTCGTCACGGATCCCATCGCCGATGCGGGTCTGGACGTACTCAGAGATGCCGGCCACGAAGTCGAGACGGGCTACGAACTCGAGGGCGACGACCTCCTCGAGGCGGTCTCCGACGCGAACGGACTGATCGTTCGCTCGGGGACCGAGGTCACTGACGAGGTGCTCGACACCGCTGAGGATCTGGTCATCGTCGGGCGAGCCGGGATCGGTGTCGACAACATCGACATCGACGCCGCGAAAGATCACGGTGTCATCGTCGCCAATGCCCCCGAAGGGAACGTTCGCGCGGCCGCCGAACACACCGTCGCGATGACGTTCGCGACCGCGCGCTCGATCCCGCAGGCCCACATCCGCCTGAAAAACGGCGAGTGGGCCAAAAGCGACTACCTCGGGACCGAACTCAACGGCAAGACCCTGGGCGTCGTCGGCCTCGGCCGCGTCGGTCAGGAGGTCGCCAAGAAGCTCGACTCGCTGGGCATGGACATCGTCGCCTACGACCCCTACATCAGCGAGGAGCGCGCCGAGCGCATCGGTGCCGAACTCGTCGAGTTCGAGCCGTGTCTCGAGGCCGCCGACTTCGTGACCGTCCACACGCCACTGACTCCCGAAACGGAGGGGCTGATCAGCGAGGACGAACTGGACCTGCTGGACGACGGCTACCTGGTCAACTGCGCCCGCGGCGGCGTCGTTGACGAGGATGCACTCGCCGCCAAAGTCGAGGACGGCACCCTCGCCGGCGCGGCGATCGACGTCTTCGCCGAGGAACCGCTCTCGGCGGACTCGCCGCTGCTCGAGCACGACGAGATTATCGTGACACCCCACCTCGGTGCCTCGACGGAGGCTGCCCAGGAGAACGTCGCGACCTCGACCGCCAAACAGGTCAACGCCGCGCTGATCGGGGAACCCGTCGCGAACGCACTGAACGCTCCCTCGATCGACGAGAGCGCGTTCCCCCGCGTCGAGCCCTATATCGATCTCGCCGAAACCGCCGGCAAGGTTGCCGCGCAACTGCTCGAGGGCCGCATCGAGAACGTCGAAGTCACGTACGAAGGCGACATCGCCGACGAGGACGTCGAATTCGTCACAGCGAGCGCGCTCAAGGGCGTCTTCCAGCCCCTCGAGTGGCAGGTTAACGCGGTCAACGCGCCCCAGATCGCCGAGGATCGGGGCGTTGACGTCACCGAATCCAAGACCCGCCAGGCCGAGGACTTCCAGAGCCTGGTCTCCGTAACCGTCAGCAACGACGGCGACGAAGTCTCGGTCGACGGCACCCTCTTCGCGGGTGACGACCCGCGTATCGTCCGCATCGACGGCTACCGTGTCGACGCCATCCCCCACGGTCGGATGGTCGTCGCGCGCAACACGGACGAACCCGGCGTCATCGGCCATATCGGCTCGGTGATGGGCGGGTACGACGTCAACATCGCCGGCATGTTCAACGCCCGCGAGACCATCGGCGGCGAGGCCCTGACCGTCTACAACGTCGACAGCGAGGTCCCCGACGCGGCCAAGGAGGAACTCGAGTCCGACGAACGGATCATCGGGATCAACGACATCACGCTGAACGGCCATAACTGA